In Zingiber officinale cultivar Zhangliang chromosome 3A, Zo_v1.1, whole genome shotgun sequence, the DNA window CCTCGTTGCATAACAGGTGTCAAACAGTAATCGATATattggttaagcatgctttcGATAACATAGACAGATTCACATCTCAACAAAGAGATGCGATCGAGAAGCTATGGGCTTCCATTAGGGAACAGCACATCAGAAGAAAACAGGGCAAATCGGTGACCGGTAAACTCGACATGAATGCATTTGAGTGGCTCCAGGAGAAGTACGCAAATGAGAAGATCAGCATTCGACATGCTGTTGGAGGCAGTGGTGAGCGACGTGCCCAACAGTGGCTAGGTTAACATTGTCGATGACATCAGAAAGTCTATATGAAACCAAAATGTGATCCCTCATTTCGGATAAAATGAGGTGGCAATGTAATTGTACGTCCAAAGCTTTGGTGATTACACTGTCAGTTCTAAATAAACTTAGCTCAGAATCTAACTGGATCGAGAGATGCACAGCCTAGTTTGTTGTTGAATTAGCAGTCGGATGAAAATTCTCAATATTAAAACTTCGTTTATTAATATCAACAACTAGAATTGTTGTCTGGTCTGCTGCAGAATTAGTCATTTGATGAGCATTCTCAATATTGTCTCATAAAGGAATTGGACCTCAAGCCCCTCAGGCACCGGCTGCGACCATGCTCTGTATATCTCCCACCTTCCATCACTCTGTGACCAAGGGGTTACTTCACACACCACCACCTTTGCAAACACCTGTAGACCCAAACTATTGGTGCGGCTCGCCAGCCAGTTTCAAGATCAACGGAGGTGAAGTTCACAAACACACTCATCAATGTCATTAGCTACAAAACAACAATACAACACTTGGCAACACAAATATTTCTAGCTTTTATCGATGAATTTAGTGAACATCAATGAGACTATATTCTCCCTGAAAACATTAACTGAGTTCCTTTCCTCACTTGAATCATGGAGGCATGGTTGAATCTGTAGACAAGGTAGCAAAATTTAATTGCAAATAAGTCATAACAAAACAGAGTACTTTTACCATCAACAAGTATCCatctctaaattttattatttattttattgtattgAATCTAAAGTTTTTCCatcgataaaaaaaattaaagaaaaatattgtcCAAATCCCCTTAGCCTAGTAACCTTACCAGTTTATCTTTCCAGTCCCTCCACAAGCACTGCAAGATCTAGTTGAGGAGCACTTTGAACAATAACTCCACTTCTTTGGAAGTCTGAAAAACCAAAATTCTTTAGTTAGTACAATAGATCATCTTGACTGTGTGAACAAACGTCAAGCATACCCCGCAGTGTATCGAGTGGCCATGTTCTTCGCGGTCAATCTAGCTCTTTCAGCACTTTGGTCAGACAATTTCTTGAGCACAAATCCTTCCCCGTTGCATTCCGCGCAGATACCCGAACCGCCGCAATCTTCGCAAGCTCTGGAAGCATTCTACATCTAGTCGGAGAAAGTTAGCTAGTCGACATCTAGTGCAAAAGAGTAAAACCTGTGGTGCATGCAATTCGAGAATGTACAATGACAGTTTCACTAGCTTTTGTTGTTCTTGCGAGGAGTGATGCTGCAGTACCCACAGCCACAGCAGCGATTACAACCAATGCAGCGGTTTCAGGTAATGCAGAGAACCCAAGGTGCTGATTTCGTTGCCTTTCGGTTTCACAAGGCTTGAACTTTAACAAGTTAGCAAAGCGAGCTTCATTTGCAGTTTGGATCTTGCAGTGCAAAGCTATAGCTGTTTCAGACAACATTATAGTCGAGGACactttaatatcatcatcatcaattcgTGCAAGTCACAAATAATAATACAGGAGCTTATATACTTCAATAAGTGGGTATATACTTCAATAGCATGTCAAATAGGAGCAAGAATGGCACAATGTGCTCAAACTTGAAAAAATATCATCACCATCATCAAATCCTATAAGTCGCAAATAATAATACAGGCGGGTATATACTTCAGAATGTGCTCAAACTCAATTAATATCCTTATCATCACCAAATCTTGTATGTCAAATAGGAACAAGAACAGCACAATGTGCTCCAACACAAACAATATCCTCGTCGTCGTCAATCCATGTAACTCAAAGCTATTTAGGGATCTTTAAATCCATGTTATCAGTTATCTGAAACAAAACCACTTCTAGTTCACCTTCTTGGAGAAAGAACAGTTAGAACTCCGTTCTTAGTCCAGTTCAAATCATGCATTAATAATCtcaacaaaagaagaaacataatGCAGAAAAGCAAAATCACCATCGCTCTTTGCTTGCTTCAGAAaagaaatttctgatttttctcaaGATTTCTGCATATATTACTaaatgtcaaaatataaccaaatgatataaagatccaaaaatgaaagaaaagaagaggattTTAATGTCAACATATAGAAATTTAACATCAGAAGCTTCTGAGACCAAGAAAACACACAGAGTCCAGAGAACCAAAACCCtaaagaaaagaggaagaaaaacaaCATCTAGAAATTTGAAGATTTTTCATGTTCAAAAACTAAGATTAAATTCAGAAGAAATTGAAGTATAAGTAATATATGTATATACCTCTTTTGGAACTTGGAAAACTTGGTGTTGCTGGTGTAGCTCGGAGTGGAATGAGCTCCATCTCCCAATGCAGTAGAGTTCGTCAGTGTGTCGATAAGATTTTGCTTTGGGGAAGGTATATGAGGATTTTGAGAAAATTTCAAGTTGCCCCTTGTAAGTTACCTATTTTCCAAAATGCTACTTGGCTATTTACCTTTTGAACTTACCGATTGAGAGAAATGTccatcatttattttttttaaaaaaaatgaattgggATAAATTAAGACAATTTTTATTTAGATATTTGTAATCTAAATCAAATAAAAGAATCGTTTTAATGAATAACTCGATGTTTATTCTATAATTAAAATTGTTACTGGACAGCTTAATTTTCtgagaatttatttataaaacttaaatttagtAATAAAAATCCTGtttgatttaaatttgattcattttctttcacaaataaatatatatgcaTAAACTAGAGGgtacaaaatcaaaattttcccaGGAGTTTTGATAGATTTGGGGCGGATCCAATCAATAGATATGCGAGAGCTGATAGATTAGGGGATCCAATTAATAGACCAATCAGGTGAAGCTATGATATTTTCTAACCGAAAATTATAATTTATCTATAATTATTGGAAATTATAACTAGTATATTAATTATTGATGATTAATTTACTCTTGCAACCTGTTTACCACAAGAGAAGAGATCCACTTATTTTCTTAAGACTTTGTTATGTTGTATTATGGGgataagtaaccaataaacccttgatattaacttaaattatttcaaCCATGATTTGCAAAATCATAATCGGGATCGTAGGATCCTACAATTTGGAAGCACTAAATCGATCCAGAATTGATTGAGATCGGGTTTTGTAGTAGAACAGTAGTAGGATCATTGAGATCGTGTATCATCGATGGGATCAGTACGATTCTATGATCATATGATTCTACACTTTGAGAGACAGTAACTTTTAACTCGGATTGAACCATCAAaggcacaatatatcaaatctacATTTATTACCAGGTGTATCCTGTAATCGTCCGgtcttaagtttaaaaaaatattgtttaaagtcttttcaaaggcttcaaacAATTTTTGTTAATAGGGTTATTTTTGTCTTTTACATCATTAGGGTTTTTAGACTATTTAAAACATTTATTTAGTTGAtatttgatagttttgatcatcaCGAATATTTTCTTTCGCTCCTTTCCCTAAAATTAGAGGTTTTTGATGTTTATTTTTTTGCTAAATCAACATGTCTTTAGATGATTATTTCTAACATTTGTGTTCTAATCAACAGAATCAATATCTAATCctacttgacatcaacaagctacAAACCTAATTATAACACTAGAGACCGACTAGTTTGAAGCAAACCCTATCGTTCTACATAATACCCCTCGAGGAGTTGTTTTTTTTGTCCTCTCCCCAACACCTGTGCCAACCATGATGCCTCTTCTCACTTGCCAAAAACAGAAACCAACCTAACAAAGAGCAGTCATAGATCCTTAGTGACAGTTATGCAACATCCACATTTGACCTCAGTAATCTATCATCCACCTTATAATCAGTCGCTAGTCCACATCATTGATTTAACCTTCCACGTGCAGACCCTAGTTAGGCATGCTTCCTTGCTGTTCCAGGCAACACAAACATACCTACAAAGCAATCAAATCAGGCATCCAAcagaaaaaacaaacaaaaaaaaaacagtgcAAGGACCCCTTTGTTCTTCAAGTCAGACAAGGCCAGGATATGCATATCTCTCATGACATGGACTGCAACACTGAATTCTATATAAGGGACATGCCCTTTGGTCTTCGAGTCAGACATGGCCAGGGCATGCCTATCTCTCATGACATGGACTGCAACACAAAATGCTATATATGTGCTCACTTCAGGTATGCTGAAACAACACAGGAGGTACCTGAAGCTCAAAAGTTTGGTGACATGGGGAAAGGTGTGCTCAAAACTACAGCCAAGGCCATGTCCTGGCCAAGGAGCAGCAGTAGAgaaacttcttcatcttcatcagcAGTGAAGGTGCCAGAGGATGTGAAGAAGGGGGAGTTTGCAGTGGTGGCAGTGTGGAATGAGAAGGCAACAAGGTTTGTGGCCTCACTCAGATGCCTATCAAACCCTGTGTTTCTGAGGCTGCTGGAGTTGGCAGAGGAGGAGTTTGGATTTCAGCAAGTGGGAGCCCTTGCTGTTCCCTGCAAGCCTTCAGAGTTGGAGAGAATCATTAAGGAGATTAAGAATTATTAGTGGTTTTATTTGTATTGTGTATGTGTTGTTTTTGTTCTTTGTTTATGTTTGGATAGAATTGGACAGTCAGGTGTGGAGATTAGTTGTAGAACCTTAAACGAAAGTTAGTTAAGAAGAGAGTTTCAATCATGACTAGTTAGTTGCTTCTCTTTTTGTTTCAGGTATCCGAATTTGAAGATTATGGTCCCTGCTTAATAATATCAAAACCATGCTCTCTAGGTTTGAGAATTAATTTATCATTGAATAAGGTTGTGCATAAATGACAGTCATCAAACTTCGCATTGTGGTTATTAGTGTTATAGTGCACTTAACAGAGTAGATAATTACTTTGTGATTTGTGTAGTTGTTGCACTTATCTCTACTGGTGTGATTGCATTAGTTGTGTTGACATTAACAAATATTGGGGTTAATGTGTAGGTTATATTGTCAATATACGACTGATAGAGCATCTTCTATTAAGAAACATAAGTATTCATATTCTACATTTCTGAACAAGAGTAGAAGTTAACTTGAACTTGTTTTCTACTTCTGTGATCAATTACTCGCGTTGATATTGCAAATGTTGTCCGTTTGATCCGTCACACTACTTATGTGTTGCCTATGATATGTTCATGAACTAATCATTGCCTAGAGGAATGAATTAAGTTTCTTTTTCGTTATCAGGGAAGTTTTCTCCTAAAGTTGTGAATATGCTAAAACAAAGGAAATCATTAGCATCAGAAGTCAGAACCACATGTAGCAATTTCTTTAAATACtatcaattttgaaaattttctaattgtcAGCTCAACAAGTTAAAGAAGTTTGAATTACAACAGTTTTTTAACATTTATCTTGAAAAGTTCAGACATAAAAACATAGATACATACACAAGAAAAGCCTTCTATTGATTTCACACTCGTATAACTAGTTACCTCGTCTTGTCGCCTGAATCTGATAGAGTATCCTCAGTTGATGCTTCACTTGGTTCAGCTGTTGCAGAACATTTCAAACTTAAGTTTAAACTATCATTCAGACCTCTACCTGAATCACTCAGTGCAGGATTTTTAAAAGTCAACCCGATACCGGGGAACATGGATGATGATCCATTTCGCATCTGCACTTCATCTGGCGATACTACATTTCCGTGCATCTTCATGCTGCCACCGCAGTCACCAGAGACCATGCTCATCCTTTTCAATAGTCCACGGCCTTGAGAATTATTAGGTGGAGCAGGTGGATCCCCATGGTTCAGAAAAGAAGAGGTTTGCCACTCTTTCATAGGCATATACTGAATTGTTGTGCTGCTGTCGGGGTCACCATAGGCCAAGTTCTTCCTTTTCAGTAGTCCGTGACCATGAGAGTTATTAGACGGAACAGATGGATTGCCATATTTGGGAAAAGAAGACATTGGCCCCTCATTCTTAGGCATATATTGACGAAAACATGATGCAGATGGAGATTCTGAATTCTCTTGGTATTTTTTAAATGTATTAACAAACCAATCTGGAACACTTGGAGGACATTGATTTCTCCATGCTGGGGTTTCAACTGAATTTTGACACCAATTAGATGACCTGAAAGGATAAGACTGGTTCGGTAATGTGAATCTATTCAGCTGCTGCCCGATTCCTGCCATTGGATAGCCAGATCTTATTAGATTGCCAGCAAGAAAAGGGCCAGGAGGAGGTCTGAAAGAAATAGGTTCGGCTATAGTCACGTTTGATGGATTGGGACTGGTGCAGCTGAAATTGTTCATACTCCGAATGAGTATATCTCCCATCGATCTTCTAGTTTCTCCATTGCATTGTGTAAATTCTGAGTTTGTTGGTAAAATATTGCTCCCATAGTAGTGACTGTTTGCTGCACTTTTTGTAGCGAATGTAGATGGTGGATGGACTGGCCTAGTAAACTTTCTTGGCTCATAAAACACCTCATTAATAATCTTTTTTCGTTCTTTGGCCCATTGCTCAGCCAAATCCTCTGCCACTCTTGATTTCAAGAAGCAGAGATTTGTATCTGTCAAGATGGTATTCCAATTATTCTGTCCATGCCGTCTCACACCAAGCCATAGGAAATCCAACTCATCGTCTGACCATTGAATGGGAGTCTTTGCACAGTTGCCAAATAAAATGTTATGCTTATCTTTTATCACCTCTGGGCCTTTAAACATAGTCTCATATGCCGATCTTCTATGCCATGACGCTGAACTTTCACCACCATACTGCTCTTGAGTTTTTCTTTCAAGGTAATTAGCATTCTCATAACCCAAACCTGATATTGTTTCTCGTCTTTGGGGATCCTTCACAAAAGATTCATGGAATTGAGAATTCGGAGATACATGATGAAAGGAGGCATTTGATGCCTTTTCAGTTAGCTCCTTCTCATAAGTAGAGACTCCTGGATTTTTCATttctccttttccttttttttcggTAATCTGAAAGGTGAACTCCCTAGATGGATCACACTGTGTAGGTGCATCCTGAATTAGGGAAACCATCAGACACAATATGAAATCAATCACCATTATTCAACCTATGCAGAACATGAATACAATGACTTGTCTCATAATTCACCTGATTGAGTTGACTTTGCATGGATGAATTAACTGGATGCTGAGAGGAACCCGTTCCATTTGGCATCCCCGTGCAACCACTACGAAGTTTCACCGCATTGAAGGATGAAGTTTCTAGAACATGTACAGGAAATACTGAAGGTTTTCTGTCAAAAGTTGGAAATTTTAGAATTTGAACATACCTGACTCATAATCATAAATACAAGTTTTTtattaatagtaaaactaaaacaaagagcaTTTGGCAAAAAGAGAAGCAGAGAAAAGTGTGGGTTACCCATTCACTTGAGGAAAGCCAGTAGGTGCAGGTTTATCCACAGCATCTATCCCAGATTCAGGCACCTATAGAAATGTTAATTGAGGCAATTTTCGTCAACCTTAAGTTCTTAGATGAGAAAATCACAGATTAGAAGAATCTAGAAAAGATTACACCCATGACAAGATAGACATTACATGTCCATAATGGCATATGAAGTGCAAAGTTTACTTTGTGAGACCTACTCGACATGGCAATGACAGTTCTTGATCAATCAACCAGAGAATTATAACAAACAAAAACCCAAAAACCTTTTTGATATTGCATTTTGGCTATTTGCTTCTAGTACAGTTATTTTTATGGGAAA includes these proteins:
- the LOC122054104 gene encoding auxin-responsive protein SAUR32-like, producing MDCNTKCYICAHFRYAETTQEVPEAQKFGDMGKGVLKTTAKAMSWPRSSSRETSSSSSAVKVPEDVKKGEFAVVAVWNEKATRFVASLRCLSNPVFLRLLELAEEEFGFQQVGALAVPCKPSELERIIKEIKNY
- the LOC122052654 gene encoding uncharacterized protein LOC122052654, with translation MELIPLRATPATPSFPSSKRAIALHCKIQTANEARFANLLKFKPCETERQRNQHLGFSALPETAALVVIAAVAVGTAASLLARTTKASETVINASRACEDCGGSGICAECNGEGFVLKKLSDQSAERARLTAKNMATRYTAGLPKKWSYCSKCSSTRSCSACGGTGKIN